The DNA region AGACGGCAGGATCTCGCGCTGGAAGCGCGCTCCAGTTGGTACAGCATCGCTGGTAGTGGTGGTACGTCGTTGTGGTCGCGATCCATGAAGTCCAAGATCAGCTCATCCACTCCCTGCGCCCGGTAGGCGCGGAGCCGTTCAGCGATCTGCTGGCGCGTCCCAACCAAGCCGCGCGAAGCAGACCTCGCTGGGGTGATTGTTTGGAGGCGGAAGTCGATGCGAAGACTGATCTCAAAGCCTGGGCGGTCGCTTTGGCCGCGGGTGGCAGCCACGTACGGCGGTAGCTCGTGGGGTTCGTGCCAGACCCCGTGCCAGCCGTCACCGACCCTGGCTGCGCGATGGAGAGCCTGGGAAGCGTCCCCGCCGATCAGGATCGGAAGGATGGTTCGTGCCCGCGGCGCGAACGGGATGGGACCGGCTGTCGGTTCAGAACCCGTTCGGATGCAGCTTGTCGAGGTCTTCCATGGTGGTCGCGCCAGGCAGCTGGACGGTGAACTCGGCGCCGCCCTGGGCCGAGCGGCCGGCCTTGATCCAACCTCCGTGGCGCTGCACGGTCTGGGCCACGATGGAGAGGCCGAGTCCGGTGCCGGGCGTGTTGCGGGCGGTGTCGGCCCGGTAGAAGCGATCGAAGATGTACGGCAGATCGACGTCGGCGATCCCAGGACCTTGATCGGACACCCGGAGCTGGTCGCCTTCGAGATAGACCCGGACCGTACCTCCCGGTGGGCTCCATTTCACCGCGTTGTCGAGCAGGTTGGTGACCGCCCGCTCCAGGTCGTCGGACTCGCCCATCACATACAGCGGACTCAGCTCGGCGTCGAACTGCACTCCCTTCGGAGCCCGGCGGCGCGCCCGCTCGAGGGCGGCATTGACCACGTCGCGCAGGTCGATCGGCTCCGGCGCCGCAGAGACCAGGTCGTCGCGGGCCAGCGACACCAGGTCCTTGATCAGCGAGGTGAACTCGGCCAGCTGCGCAGTCACGTCCCACAGGATCTGAGTGCGATCCTCCTCGGACAGCATGTTGGACTTCGAGTCCAGCGACAACAGTTCGATGTTGGTGCGGAGGCTGGTCAACGGGGTACGCAACTCGTGGCCGGCGTCGGCGATCAGGCGCTGCTGCCGCTCCCGCGAGGAGCCGAGGGTAGCCAGCATCCGGTTGAACGTGTCGGCCAGCCGGGCGAGATCGCCACTGCCGGTCACGGTGATCGGGGTCAGATCGTCGGTCCGCGCCACGTGCTCGACAGCCGCCGTCAGCTGGCGGATGGGCCGCAGACCGGAGCGCGCGACCGCGGTGCCGGCCGCGCCGGCCAGGATCACCCCGGTCACCCCGAACAGCACCAGCACGATCCACAGGGAGCTGAGAATGTCATTGGTCACGTTGAGCGGGCGGCCGAGGACGAGCGCGTAGTTGTCCAGTCCGGCGAGCGGCACAGCGACGATCCGATACGGTCGCCCGGCGGTGTCAGTGCCCGAGCGGGTCGAGATGCCGTTCTGCAGCCGCGCCACCACGAGCTCCCTGTCACCGGTGAGAAGGTGCACCTCCTCACCGGTGACGTACTTGACATCGCCGTCCGCGCGGACCAACGCAACGCTGAAGTTGCCGGCTTCGAGTGTGAACTCGGTCAAGCCACCGATATTGCCGATACTGCGTGCCACTGGGCTGGACACTGCAGCGGCGACCGAGGTGAGCTCACTGTCGAGGCTGCGATAGAGAGCCAGCCGCAGGGTGAAGTAGCCGGCCATGCCAGTGACCGCGACGGCGATGGCGACGGCGAAGCTGGTCAGCAGCGCCACCCGTCGTTGCAGCGGTGCCCGGCTCAATCCCTCCCGGAACCGAGACCACAGCGAGCGCAGCACGGCGCCGGGTCGAGGCCAGGTCACGCCGAACTCACCACCGGTCCATCACTGTCCGAGCGGTCAGGAGCGGTCAGGATCACGGGGGTGTCTCGCGGAGCACGTAGCCAACTCCGCGTACGGTGTGCAACAGGCGCGGCTCGCCGTTGGCCTCGGTCTTGCGGCGCAGATAGCCGATGTAGACCTCGAGCGAGTTCGCGGTGGTGGGGAAGTCGAAGCCCCACACCTCATTGAGCAGCCAGGACCGCTCCAGCACCCGGCGCGGGTGGTGCATGAACGCTTCGAGCAGTGCGAACTCGGTCCGGGTCAGATTGATCGACCGGCTGCCGCGCAGCACCTCACGGGTCTGGGTGTTGAGGACCAGGTCGGAGAAGGTGAGCGCCTGGGTGGATGGGTCGTTGGAGTCGGCGGTGGTGCCGGCCCGGCGGACCAGGGCCCGCAACCGGGCGAGCAGTTCGTCGAGCGCGAACGGCTTGGCCATGTAGTCGTCGCCGCCGGCGTCCAGGCCGTCGACTCGATCAGTGACAGCGTCGCGGGCGGTGAGCACCAGGATCGGTACGTCGTTGCCGGCCGCGCGCAGCATTCGAGTCGCCTCCAAGCCGTCCAGCCGGGGCATCATCACATCCATGATCACCGCGTCGGGC from Microlunatus phosphovorus NM-1 includes:
- a CDS encoding sensor histidine kinase translates to MLRSLWSRFREGLSRAPLQRRVALLTSFAVAIAVAVTGMAGYFTLRLALYRSLDSELTSVAAAVSSPVARSIGNIGGLTEFTLEAGNFSVALVRADGDVKYVTGEEVHLLTGDRELVVARLQNGISTRSGTDTAGRPYRIVAVPLAGLDNYALVLGRPLNVTNDILSSLWIVLVLFGVTGVILAGAAGTAVARSGLRPIRQLTAAVEHVARTDDLTPITVTGSGDLARLADTFNRMLATLGSSRERQQRLIADAGHELRTPLTSLRTNIELLSLDSKSNMLSEEDRTQILWDVTAQLAEFTSLIKDLVSLARDDLVSAAPEPIDLRDVVNAALERARRRAPKGVQFDAELSPLYVMGESDDLERAVTNLLDNAVKWSPPGGTVRVYLEGDQLRVSDQGPGIADVDLPYIFDRFYRADTARNTPGTGLGLSIVAQTVQRHGGWIKAGRSAQGGAEFTVQLPGATTMEDLDKLHPNGF
- a CDS encoding response regulator transcription factor yields the protein MQILVVDDDQAVRDSLQRSLQYNGYEVTTAEDGLQAMAKLAANRPDAVIMDVMMPRLDGLEATRMLRAAGNDVPILVLTARDAVTDRVDGLDAGGDDYMAKPFALDELLARLRALVRRAGTTADSNDPSTQALTFSDLVLNTQTREVLRGSRSINLTRTEFALLEAFMHHPRRVLERSWLLNEVWGFDFPTTANSLEVYIGYLRRKTEANGEPRLLHTVRGVGYVLRETPP